The genomic window CGCTCCCAGCTCGAGCGCAACAACTTTGTCCGCCTCCTCGAGGCGAGCACCACTTATGATTATGATCGGAAGATCGGACTTTGTCGCTATACTACGAACGATGTCCAGTCCATCTTCGACACCCAAATTAAGATCGACGACCACGACATCGACAGTCTCGGAAGAGAGTACGCGATTGAATTGCTTGCTGTCAGCTACCGCGGTCACCTTCAAGGCATGAATCGTAAGATACTCGACGATAAGATGACGCGTAGTGACATCGTCATCAATGACAAGAACGTGTTTCAAGGGTGCACCTTTCAATCTTGGATCCTAGCCAGCCATTTGCAACTCAACCAAACCAATGCATGCACGGGCTGTCCGCGCGAGACTTTGCTCGTCACTTTTTTCACTTACGGGCAAATCGGCAAATTCGTGCATGACAAAAATGCAAACAAGATGCTTCAATTTGATGACAAAGATTGCTGAGGATTGCTTCAAATGTAATTTTTGCTATGTGGTACGCGATATTTCCGAGCAATTACTACGTTTGGTTGAGGAAGTCGCCTATTGTCTCACCGCGCCGGCGTGCATCGGCTGCAAGCCAGATTTCGCCCACCTCGTAGACGTCATCGTAGGCACGGAAGGGTATGATGACATCGATCGCCGTTGCGAGCATGTCAATCAGTGTGCGATCTTCCAAACCGGCCCCCTGCGCGCTACTTTTCACGAGCGAAAACAGCTTTTTGAAACCTTGAATGGGATTGGCGCCATGTATTGTGGAAATCGATCCTGGATGCCCTGAGACCACTTCGCTCAGATATGCCCAGGCGGCATCGTCGCGCATCTCGCCGAGCAATATTCGGTCAGGTCGCATGCGCAGACTAGCTTGAAGCAGGTCCTCAGCGGTCACCGCGCCCAGCCCAGCCCCATTTTTAGAATAACACAGCCTTACGTGGTTCTCATGTGGAATGACGAGCTCGAGCGTGTCCTCGATGGTGATAAGCCTTTCGTGCGGCGGGATTGCGCTGATCAAGGTCTTGCTCATCGTTGTCTTGCCGCTCCCGGTAGGGCCGCAAAGCAGCATCGTCAACCGCCCAACGACGCATGCGTGGAGAAACTTTTCCAGATCCCCGTTGTCATAGTGGCGAAGGATAGCTTCATCATGATGATCTCGGCGCTTTTTTCGGTTCTGCCACTGATTCCACATCGGAGCATTGTAACGGGACGAGACTTCTCTAAGACCAGAAACACGGGAACTTGGCCGTCTAATCGTCAAACTTACGGTGCCCGACGGTACCGTCGGCGGCAGACAAATTTGCAGCCGCTCACCATCTGGAAGTTCAGTGGCGCAAAGTGGATTGCGTGGTCCAACATCCTGCTTTCTCAGCGCGCCTGCCAAAATAGCGATATCTTCAAGATCGTCATAGGAGACAGGCAAAGGGAACTTCGTGAAGGCGCCCGCTCGGCGCACAAATGCCTCTCCAGGTCGATTTATCGCAATTTCTTCGGTCCTCGGGTCATCGAGCCATTCCCAAATTGGCTTGAGAAGGATGCGTAGTTGTGGATGCACCTCCATTTGTATTGTACCCCATTTGCAAGCGACGCGTTGAATTCGTTATGGGCGGCGATCCCGCCCGTGCGCCGCGCGGCCAGTCATACGAAGTTGGTATATGCCTGAGAAATCGAGGTCCCGTGCGACAAAAATGGAGACCGTATCGC from Rhizobium tumorigenes includes these protein-coding regions:
- the virB11 gene encoding P-type DNA transfer ATPase VirB11; the protein is MEVHPQLRILLKPIWEWLDDPRTEEIAINRPGEAFVRRAGAFTKFPLPVSYDDLEDIAILAGALRKQDVGPRNPLCATELPDGERLQICLPPTVPSGTVSLTIRRPSSRVSGLREVSSRYNAPMWNQWQNRKKRRDHHDEAILRHYDNGDLEKFLHACVVGRLTMLLCGPTGSGKTTMSKTLISAIPPHERLITIEDTLELVIPHENHVRLCYSKNGAGLGAVTAEDLLQASLRMRPDRILLGEMRDDAAWAYLSEVVSGHPGSISTIHGANPIQGFKKLFSLVKSSAQGAGLEDRTLIDMLATAIDVIIPFRAYDDVYEVGEIWLAADARRRGETIGDFLNQT